In Paractinoplanes brasiliensis, the following proteins share a genomic window:
- a CDS encoding VOC family protein, which translates to MTLDAPDGVALGRFYSRLLDWKFYPAENGLGGAVAPSEQAGFNLGFQTEEKYVRPVWPAVDGQPQMSMHLEIEVDDLEEAVAHAVSVGATVAGFQPQASVRVMLDPAGHPFCLYLDESELDEGK; encoded by the coding sequence GTGACGCTGGACGCGCCGGACGGGGTGGCCCTCGGGCGGTTTTATTCGCGGCTGCTCGACTGGAAGTTCTATCCGGCCGAGAACGGGCTCGGCGGCGCCGTCGCGCCGTCCGAGCAGGCCGGGTTCAACCTGGGGTTTCAGACCGAGGAAAAGTATGTGCGGCCGGTCTGGCCGGCCGTCGACGGGCAACCGCAGATGAGCATGCACCTGGAGATCGAGGTCGACGATCTGGAGGAGGCGGTGGCGCATGCGGTAAGTGTCGGGGCAACCGTGGCCGGCTTTCAGCCACAGGCCTCTGTGCGGGTGATGCTCGACCCGGCGGGGCACCCGTTCTGCCTGTATCTCGATGAAAGCGAACTAGACGAAGGTAAATAG
- a CDS encoding SAM-dependent methyltransferase: MTTRDWVRWHDEYDIPGSSLARRLEVVRGFLRPLLDRPRRVISMCAGDGRDVLPLLPSGSRAVLVEWDPALADRARQSAPSGVTVVTGDAGITDPYASVAPAEVLLACGVFGNIPYADTCRTIEALPTLLTPGGTVVWTRAGSGAAEVRDAFARSGFEELAFSEPADARFRVGLHRLRRPAKPFAAGVRLFTFV; encoded by the coding sequence GTGACCACGAGGGACTGGGTGCGCTGGCACGACGAATACGACATTCCGGGCTCTTCGCTGGCCCGGCGGCTCGAGGTCGTACGGGGCTTCCTGCGCCCGTTGCTCGATCGCCCGCGCCGCGTGATCAGCATGTGCGCCGGCGACGGGCGTGACGTGCTGCCGCTGCTGCCCTCCGGTTCCCGGGCAGTGCTGGTCGAGTGGGATCCGGCGCTCGCCGACCGGGCACGGCAGTCGGCTCCTTCGGGCGTCACGGTGGTGACCGGCGACGCGGGCATCACCGACCCCTACGCCTCCGTGGCGCCCGCCGAGGTTCTGCTCGCTTGCGGCGTCTTCGGCAACATCCCGTACGCCGACACGTGCCGCACAATCGAGGCCCTGCCCACGCTGCTGACCCCCGGCGGCACGGTGGTGTGGACCCGAGCCGGCTCCGGGGCCGCCGAGGTGCGCGACGCCTTCGCCCGTTCCGGTTTCGAGGAACTGGCCTTCTCCGAACCGGCGGACGCCCGTTTCCGCGTCGGCCTGCATCGCCTGCGCCGGCCCGCGAAACCGTTTGCCGCCGGCGTTCGCCTATTTACCTTCGTCTAG
- the mctP gene encoding monocarboxylate uptake permease MctP, producing the protein MSDHITEIVIFTLLFLLVSGMGFVAARWRAPKDMEHLDEWGLGGRSFGGWITWFLIGGDLYTAYTFVAVPALIFGAGAAGFFAVPYTIIIYPLFFLILIRLWSVSHRHGFVTPADFVRTRFGSPTLALLVAITGIVATMPYIALQLVGIEAVLKTMGVTGESLLARHAPIIIAFAILAAYTYQSGLRAPALIAFVKDTLIYIVILVAVIYLPYKLGGWGSIFDAAQAKFDATPSPNDGILLNAGNQMQYVTLALGSALALFLYPHSVTGVLAAKNRNVIKRNMSALPAYSFLLGLLALLGYAAIASGVKPITDPATGKVDSNTVVPLLFDMQFPAWFAGVAFAAIGIGALVPAAIMSIAAANLFTRNIYKEYLRKDATHAQEARVSKITSLVVKVGAVACIVFLDPQFSIDLQLIGGIIILQTAPAVALGLFTRWLHRGGLIAGWIVGMGLSMWMLWQIPNAATGRAHFGGSAFPLSDFGFDTKRTIYVGFVTVIVNLLVAVIVTLILRAAKTPDGVDGTTQDDYYADEGDPRVDKDVAATVEHQSST; encoded by the coding sequence ATGAGCGACCACATCACCGAGATCGTCATCTTCACCCTGCTGTTCCTGCTGGTCAGCGGCATGGGCTTCGTCGCGGCTCGGTGGCGGGCGCCGAAGGACATGGAACACCTCGACGAGTGGGGCCTGGGCGGCCGCAGCTTCGGCGGGTGGATCACCTGGTTCCTGATCGGCGGCGACCTCTACACGGCGTACACGTTCGTCGCCGTGCCCGCCCTGATCTTCGGCGCCGGCGCTGCCGGGTTCTTCGCGGTCCCGTACACGATCATCATCTATCCGCTGTTCTTCCTGATCCTGATCCGGCTGTGGTCGGTGTCGCACCGGCACGGCTTCGTCACCCCGGCCGACTTCGTCCGCACCCGGTTCGGCTCGCCCACGCTGGCGCTGCTGGTGGCCATCACGGGCATCGTCGCCACCATGCCGTACATCGCCCTGCAACTCGTCGGCATCGAGGCCGTGCTCAAGACCATGGGCGTGACCGGCGAGAGCCTGCTGGCCCGGCACGCGCCGATCATCATCGCGTTCGCGATCCTGGCCGCGTACACCTATCAGTCGGGCCTGCGGGCCCCCGCGCTGATCGCCTTCGTCAAGGACACGCTGATCTACATCGTGATCCTGGTGGCGGTCATCTATCTGCCCTACAAGCTGGGCGGCTGGGGCAGCATCTTCGACGCGGCGCAGGCCAAGTTCGACGCGACACCATCGCCCAACGACGGCATCCTGCTCAACGCCGGCAACCAGATGCAGTACGTCACCCTGGCCCTCGGCTCGGCGCTGGCGCTGTTCCTCTACCCGCACAGCGTGACCGGGGTGCTGGCCGCCAAGAACCGCAACGTGATCAAGCGGAACATGTCGGCCCTGCCGGCCTACAGCTTCCTGCTCGGCCTGCTGGCGCTGCTCGGGTACGCGGCCATCGCGTCCGGCGTCAAACCGATCACCGACCCCGCCACCGGCAAGGTGGACAGCAACACGGTCGTGCCGCTGCTGTTCGACATGCAGTTCCCGGCGTGGTTCGCGGGCGTCGCGTTCGCCGCGATCGGCATCGGCGCGCTGGTCCCCGCCGCGATCATGTCGATCGCCGCGGCCAACCTGTTCACCCGCAACATCTACAAGGAGTACCTGCGCAAGGACGCGACCCACGCCCAGGAGGCGCGAGTCTCGAAGATCACGTCCCTGGTGGTCAAGGTCGGGGCGGTCGCCTGCATCGTCTTCCTCGACCCGCAGTTCTCCATCGACCTGCAGCTCATCGGCGGCATCATCATCCTGCAGACCGCGCCGGCGGTGGCGCTCGGCCTGTTCACCCGCTGGCTGCACCGCGGCGGGCTGATCGCGGGCTGGATCGTCGGCATGGGCCTGTCGATGTGGATGCTGTGGCAGATCCCGAACGCGGCGACGGGCCGGGCCCACTTCGGCGGCTCGGCGTTCCCCCTGTCCGACTTCGGCTTCGACACCAAGCGCACGATCTACGTGGGCTTCGTCACCGTGATCGTGAACCTGCTGGTGGCGGTGATCGTGACGCTGATCCTGCGGGCGGCCAAGACTCCCGACGGCGTGGACGGCACCACCCAGGACGACTACTACGCCGACGAGGGCGACCCCCGCGTCGACAAGGACGTGGCTGCGACCGTCGAGCACCAGTCCTCCACCTGA
- a CDS encoding DUF3311 domain-containing protein, which yields MADPDTPKAVPTTRSDRSPWNWLLAIPIVLPLLTPLYNHDSPRLWGFPAFYWLQFLFILVGVGTTTIVYRMTRKR from the coding sequence ATGGCGGACCCCGACACGCCGAAAGCAGTGCCCACGACGCGCAGCGACCGCAGCCCCTGGAACTGGCTGCTGGCGATACCCATCGTGCTGCCGCTGCTGACGCCGTTGTACAACCACGACTCCCCCCGGTTGTGGGGCTTCCCGGCCTTCTACTGGCTGCAGTTCCTCTTCATCCTCGTCGGCGTGGGCACCACCACGATCGTCTACCGGATGACGAGGAAGCGGTGA
- a CDS encoding glycoside hydrolase family 18 protein, which translates to MRVTTRRLVAVAAVAAVASTFAATPAQATVKPYVKVGYFTQWGIYGRDFQLAKVQKSGAAARLTHINYAFGPVTADGVCASADAWADWQTPFSAENSVDGVADVEGQPIAGNLNQIKELKAKNPKLRVLISLGGWTGSKYFSDAALTDASRKKLVSSCVDLWIKGNLPGLPAGVAAGILDGVDLDWEWPGSEGEAGNVIRPEDKQNFTLLTAEFRKQLDALSRTTKKRYDLTAFLPASPVKVDAGFEGEIFKYLDFATVQGYDFHGSWESRTNQQSAIFVPKGAPDNPDFSSEVAINKWISVGAPRRKLVLGLPYYSQGWTGITAPGNGLFAPATGPAPGVFAAGTEDYKTVKNLPGFKVYRDLKAGHSWLFDGKTFWTYDDPAMMLEKALYIRAKGLGGAMMWSLDGDDANASLTKAVATGLWTP; encoded by the coding sequence ATGCGCGTTACTACCCGGCGCCTCGTCGCCGTGGCGGCCGTGGCCGCGGTGGCGTCGACGTTCGCCGCGACACCCGCACAGGCGACGGTCAAGCCGTACGTCAAGGTCGGCTACTTCACCCAGTGGGGCATCTACGGCCGCGACTTCCAGCTGGCCAAGGTGCAGAAGTCCGGCGCCGCGGCCCGGCTCACCCACATCAACTACGCGTTCGGCCCGGTCACCGCGGACGGCGTCTGCGCGTCGGCCGACGCCTGGGCGGACTGGCAGACCCCGTTCTCGGCCGAGAACAGCGTCGACGGGGTCGCCGACGTCGAGGGCCAGCCGATCGCGGGCAACCTCAACCAGATCAAGGAACTGAAGGCCAAGAACCCGAAGCTGCGCGTGCTGATCTCGCTCGGCGGCTGGACCGGCTCGAAGTACTTCTCGGACGCGGCCCTCACCGACGCGTCCCGCAAGAAGCTCGTCTCGTCCTGCGTCGACCTGTGGATCAAGGGCAACCTGCCCGGCCTGCCCGCCGGGGTGGCCGCCGGCATCCTCGACGGCGTCGACCTCGACTGGGAGTGGCCGGGTTCCGAGGGCGAGGCCGGCAACGTCATCCGGCCCGAGGACAAGCAGAACTTCACGCTGCTGACGGCGGAGTTCCGCAAGCAGCTGGACGCCCTCTCGCGCACGACGAAGAAGCGCTATGACCTGACGGCGTTCCTGCCAGCCTCGCCGGTCAAGGTCGACGCCGGCTTCGAGGGCGAGATCTTCAAGTACCTCGACTTCGCCACGGTGCAGGGCTACGACTTCCACGGCTCCTGGGAGTCCCGCACCAACCAGCAGTCGGCGATCTTCGTGCCGAAGGGCGCCCCGGACAACCCCGACTTCTCGTCCGAGGTCGCCATCAACAAGTGGATCTCCGTCGGCGCGCCGCGCAGGAAGCTGGTGCTCGGCCTGCCCTACTACAGCCAGGGCTGGACCGGCATCACCGCGCCCGGGAACGGCCTGTTCGCCCCGGCCACCGGCCCGGCACCGGGCGTGTTCGCGGCCGGCACCGAGGACTACAAGACCGTCAAGAACCTGCCCGGCTTCAAGGTCTACCGCGACCTCAAGGCCGGTCACTCCTGGCTGTTCGACGGCAAGACCTTCTGGACGTACGACGACCCGGCGATGATGCTCGAGAAGGCGCTCTACATCCGGGCCAAGGGCCTGGGCGGCGCCATGATGTGGTCGCTCGACGGCGATGACGCCAACGCGTCGCTGACCAAGGCCGTGGCGACCGGCCTCTGGACCCCGTGA
- a CDS encoding SAM-dependent methyltransferase — protein sequence MAQEPVVDQGGHALDMNVPQTARIWNYLLGGKDNFAADRAVGDQIIANLPHLAEYARMSRKYLARAVRYLAGDAGITQFLDVGTGLPTADNTHEVAQLVNPRARIVYVDNDPLVLTHARALLTSSPEGVTNYVDADLRDPDKILAAASETLDFDKPVALMMMGILGHIESDDEAKSIIDRFLSKLAPGSYLAMYDGSDTNADVVEATRIWNVSANPKYHLRSPERIAGLFQDLELVEPGVVPVTRWKPDAEAAAAPAIAQYCAVGRKP from the coding sequence ATGGCTCAGGAGCCGGTGGTCGACCAGGGCGGACACGCGCTGGACATGAACGTTCCGCAAACCGCCCGGATCTGGAACTACCTGCTCGGCGGCAAGGACAACTTCGCGGCCGACCGGGCCGTGGGCGACCAGATCATCGCGAATCTGCCGCATCTCGCCGAGTACGCCCGGATGTCCCGCAAGTATCTTGCGCGGGCGGTGCGCTACCTCGCCGGTGACGCCGGCATCACGCAGTTCCTGGACGTCGGCACGGGCCTGCCCACCGCCGACAACACCCACGAGGTGGCCCAGCTGGTCAACCCGCGGGCGCGCATCGTCTACGTCGACAACGACCCGCTGGTGCTGACCCACGCCCGCGCGCTGCTGACCAGCAGCCCCGAGGGGGTCACCAACTACGTCGACGCCGACCTGCGCGACCCCGACAAGATCCTGGCCGCGGCGTCGGAGACCCTCGACTTCGACAAGCCGGTCGCGCTCATGATGATGGGCATCCTGGGGCACATCGAGAGCGACGACGAGGCCAAGTCGATCATCGACCGGTTCCTGTCGAAACTGGCTCCGGGCAGCTACCTGGCCATGTACGACGGCTCCGACACCAACGCCGACGTGGTCGAGGCCACCCGCATCTGGAACGTGTCGGCCAACCCGAAATACCACCTGCGCAGCCCCGAGCGGATCGCCGGCCTGTTCCAGGACCTCGAGCTGGTCGAGCCGGGCGTCGTGCCGGTGACCCGCTGGAAGCCCGACGCCGAGGCCGCGGCCGCTCCCGCGATCGCCCAGTACTGCGCGGTCGGCCGCAAACCCTGA